GGACCATGTCCGTGGAGTAGATGTCGGCGCCGTGGCTGCGCTCGGAGAGACCGAAAGCCATCACATGCCCGTCGTCGAGCAACTGGGCGGCGTGGTCGCGGGCCGCCTGGTTGGCCGACTGCCACACCGGGCCGAGCCCGAGCACGGTGACCTGCCAGACGTACCAGTAGTCCAGGCCGTAGAACCCGAGGATCTCGCTCAGCGCGGCGTTGCGGGCGGTGTCCCACCGCTTGTCCGCGCCATGACCGCCCGGGGTCATGAACGTCGCGAACAGCCCCTCCTTCGCCGAGAAGGCGAGGAAGTCGTCATACCAGGCCCGGTTGATGTACCGGTCGATCAGCTCCTTCTTGCCGCGCTCCTCGAAGAAGTCGACGGTGGCCCGCAGCAGCCGGCGCGTCTCCGCGTCGAACTGGGCGAAGTCGGTCGTGTTCGGATTGAACAGCACTGTTCAGGATTCCTCTCGGAGATGACGGAGCGTGATGAGGACCTCGTCCAGCCAGTCGAGCAGCATCCGCTCGTAGGCGATGCCGCCGCGCAGCACGACATGCTGCAACCGCTCGCCGGCGCGCAAGGACGAAATATCGGGGAAGTCGCGTTTCTCGCCGGCGAGATAGCGCGCCAGCAACTCCTCGTGCTCGGCGCGGTAACGCACGACCTCGTCGATCAGCGCGGCCCGCCCGGCCGGGTCGTCGAAGGCGGCGCCGCGCACCTTCACCGCCAGATCGTGCCGCACCGCCTCGGGCTGCACCGGCTCGTGCAGCCACCCGGTGAGCACCTCGCGGCCGGCCGCCGAGACGGTGAAGTCGCGCTTGTCCGGCCGGCCGTCCTGCCCGACGTCGACGGCGGTGACCCAGCCGTCCGCCTCCATCCGCTTCAGCACCCGGTAGATCTGCTGGTGGGTGGCGGTCCAGAAGCGGCCGATGGACCGCTCGAAGCGGCGGGCCAGCTCATATCCGGATCCGGGCTGCTCCAGCAGGGAGACCAGGATCGCGTGCTCCAGCGCCATGCCCAGCATCTTGCTATGCAACTCGTTGCATAGCAAGATGCGCCGTTCGAAGGCTTACTGTTCCGGAATGGACTCCGTTGCCCAGCGGTGCTCCGCCACCGCAGAAGGCTTGACCGTTCCCACCCTGCTGCACCGCAACGCCACCGAGTTCGGCGACCTGCCGGCGCTCAGCACGCTCGGCGTCCCGGGTGCCCTGACCTGGCGCGAGCTGCGCGACCGGGTCGCCGCCATCGCGCGCGGCCTGTCCGAGCTCGGCCTCGGCGCCGGCGACCGCATGCTGATCATGATGTCCAGCCGGGTCGAGCACTGGCTGGTCGACCTGGCCGCCGTGCACCTCGGCGCCATCCCGTCCACCGTCTACGCCACCCTCGCGCCGGCCCAGCTCGGTTACCTGGCCGAGCACAGCGGCGCCCGCATCCTGGTCCTCGAGCGCGAAGCCGACCTGGCCAAGTGGACCCCGCTGCCGAAACACGTCGAGCACGTTCTGGTGCTCGACCGGGACCTGCCGCGGATCGCCGCCCGGCCCGCCGACCCGGAGACCTTCACGAAGACTTGGCGCGCGGTGCGGCCGGACCAGCCGGTCACCCTGCTCTACACCTCAGGCACCACCGGCGACCCGAAAGGCGTGGTGCTCACCCACCACAACGTGATCTACCAGTCGGTGGTGCTGGAGGCGACGGTCCCGACACCGGACCACGCGGCGTCGCTGGCGTACCTGCCGCTCGCGCACATCGCGGAGCGGATGCTCGGCGTCTACAACGCGATCTACCGGGCCGGGCACGTCACCATCTGCCCCGACCCCGCCCAGCTGCTCGCCGGGCTGATCAGTGTCCGGCCGGTGTCGTTCTTCGGGGTGCCGCGGATCTGGGAGAAGTTCGTGGCCGGCATCCAGGCCCAGCTCGCCGCGGCCGACCCGGCCGTCCGCAACGCCGTGGAGACGGCACGCGAGGTGGCCTTGCAGGCCCACAAGCTGCGCGAGGCCGGGCAGCCGTTGCCACCCGAGCTGACCACCCGGCTGGACCTGGTGGACACCCGCGTGCTGCGGCCGCTGCGCGCCGGGCTCGGCCTGGACAACGTGCTCTGGCCGGGCAGCGGCGCCGCGCCGATCCCCGTCGAGGTGCTGCTCTACCTCGCGGGCATCGGCATCGACGTGCTCGAGGTCTGGGGGATGACCGAGACCACCGGGACCGCCACCATCAACACCCCGGACAGCTTCCGGACCGGCACGGTCGGCCGGGTCAACCCCGGCATGGAGCTCAGGCTGGCCGAGGACGGCGAGATCCTGGTCCGCGGGCCGCTGGTGTGCGCGGGTTACCTGCTGCCGGACGGCGGCGTCGAGCCGGTCACCGACGCGGACGGCTGGCTGGCCACCGGCGATGTCGGCACCCTGGACGCCGACGGCTTCCTGACCATCACCGACCGGAAGAAGGAGCTGATCATCAACTCGGCCGGGAAGAACATCGCCCCGGCCCAGATCGAGAACCTGCTGCGGGCCCACCCGCTGATCGCGCAGGCGGTGGCGATCGGGGACCGGCGGCCGTACGTGACCGCCCTGATCGTGCTCGACGAGGAGACCGCGCAGGCCTGGGCCGCCCGGCAGGGTCTCGACCTGGCGCTCGCCGACCTGGCGGTGCACCCGGCGCTGCTCGCCGAGATCACCGCGGCGGTCGGCGCGGCCAACGACCGGCTGTCCCGCCCGGAACAGGTCAAGCGATTCCACGTGCTGCCGGACGGGTGGACGCCGGAGACCGGTGAACTCACCCCGACGCTGAAGCTGCGGCGCCGGATCGTGCAGGAGCGCTACGCGGCGGCGATCGACGCGCTTTACGTCCAGGAGTCGTGAGGCTCGGTGCGCCGGTGGCGGTCTCAGGCGCGGCGGAGGTGTTCGGCCGGGAAGTCGGGAGCGGGCGCCTCGGCGCCCAGGTCGGTCGGGTGGTAATCGGCGGGGTAGCCCGGATAGGTGCGGTTGCGCGGGGAGACGCCGAGGATCGAGGTGCGGCGCGGCGGGAAGAAGCGCAGGGCCAGGGCCCGGGCGCGCAGGCCGAGGTCACCCAGGGCGCCGACCCAGCGTGGGGCGGGTGAGAAGCCGAAGGCGCGCAGCATCGGCTCGTCGAGCATGCCGCGGACGCCGAGGCGGACGGCCGGGCGCAGGACGGCCGGGAACCAGGCGGCGAACAGGCCCACCGTGTACTCGCCGATCTGCCGGTTGGTCTCCGAGTAGACGAACTGCTCACGCTCGTAGCGCTGCTTGAACGCCAGGAACTCGGCGTAGCCGGCCGGGATCTCCCGGATGCCCATCCGCCGCCCGACCTCGCGGTAGTAGTGGAAGGCCGCCAGTTTCTCGTGCTCGTGGGGCGGTCGCCAGCCGTACTTGCCGAGCCACTCGATCGGGTCGTAGATGAACGTGGACAGCACGTACAGCATGTCGTCGTTGCTGATCGCGAAGCGGCCGTGCGCCCGGTTGACGACCTTCAGCGCCTCCCGCCCGCGCGGCGAGTCGTAACCGTGCGTGGCGATCTCGGCCATCAGCAGGGAGGTGTCGTCGTACCGTTTCTGCGGCCGGTCGCGGAACTCTCCGGTCGCCGCCAGCAGCCGGGAGATGCTCGGCACGCAGTACGTCCGGAACAGCGCGAACTCCAGGGCCCGGGTGTAGTCCCAGGGAAACTCCCGGCCCGCGGACAGCTGATAGATCTCCAGGTGGTCACGGTCCGGGTCCAGGCGGGCGATCCTGTCCCGCAACTCCCAGCGTCGGCGCGGCATCAGTCGATCATCTCCTTGACGGCGGGTGCGGACGGCTCCGCCTGTATTTTGTCCGGCTCGGCGCCGTCGCTGTATCGGCTGACGAGCGCTGATACGACGGGACGTCATCGGGAGGGCGTTCGGCCTCCGAGGATTTTCTGTACGGCGGTGAGCAGCTGCTCGTCGGTCGCACCGAGCCGGCGGGCCGCCGTGACGTAGTCGGCCGCCCGGAGGTCGAGCAGCTGGTCGTGGCGCACCGGTGGCGCATCGGTCACCCGGGTGCCGCCGCCACGGCGGGAGACGATCAGGCCGGCCAGTTCGAGCTCGCGGTAGGCGCGGGCTACCGTGCCGACGGCCAGACCCAGGTCGGCGGCCAGCTGGCGGACCGGGGGGAGGCGCTCCCGAGGCGGGAGGGCGCCGTGCTCGATGAGCTGGGCGAGCTGGGCGCGGATCTGCTCGTAGGGCGGGACCGGGAGCGTGGTGTCGACCCGGAGCTGGATGGTCATCGCGTTCCGGGGCGCAGGGTGAACGCGGTGAACACGCACGTGAGGAGGCCGGTGACCAGGGCGATGGCCAGCGAGGCCCAGTGCGTCACCGGGTACACCGG
Above is a genomic segment from Actinoplanes ianthinogenes containing:
- a CDS encoding GntR family transcriptional regulator, with protein sequence MTIQLRVDTTLPVPPYEQIRAQLAQLIEHGALPPRERLPPVRQLAADLGLAVGTVARAYRELELAGLIVSRRGGGTRVTDAPPVRHDQLLDLRAADYVTAARRLGATDEQLLTAVQKILGGRTPSR
- a CDS encoding PadR family transcriptional regulator, yielding MALEHAILVSLLEQPGSGYELARRFERSIGRFWTATHQQIYRVLKRMEADGWVTAVDVGQDGRPDKRDFTVSAAGREVLTGWLHEPVQPEAVRHDLAVKVRGAAFDDPAGRAALIDEVVRYRAEHEELLARYLAGEKRDFPDISSLRAGERLQHVVLRGGIAYERMLLDWLDEVLITLRHLREES
- a CDS encoding oxygenase MpaB family protein; translation: MPRRRWELRDRIARLDPDRDHLEIYQLSAGREFPWDYTRALEFALFRTYCVPSISRLLAATGEFRDRPQKRYDDTSLLMAEIATHGYDSPRGREALKVVNRAHGRFAISNDDMLYVLSTFIYDPIEWLGKYGWRPPHEHEKLAAFHYYREVGRRMGIREIPAGYAEFLAFKQRYEREQFVYSETNRQIGEYTVGLFAAWFPAVLRPAVRLGVRGMLDEPMLRAFGFSPAPRWVGALGDLGLRARALALRFFPPRRTSILGVSPRNRTYPGYPADYHPTDLGAEAPAPDFPAEHLRRA
- a CDS encoding AMP-dependent synthetase/ligase translates to MDSVAQRCSATAEGLTVPTLLHRNATEFGDLPALSTLGVPGALTWRELRDRVAAIARGLSELGLGAGDRMLIMMSSRVEHWLVDLAAVHLGAIPSTVYATLAPAQLGYLAEHSGARILVLEREADLAKWTPLPKHVEHVLVLDRDLPRIAARPADPETFTKTWRAVRPDQPVTLLYTSGTTGDPKGVVLTHHNVIYQSVVLEATVPTPDHAASLAYLPLAHIAERMLGVYNAIYRAGHVTICPDPAQLLAGLISVRPVSFFGVPRIWEKFVAGIQAQLAAADPAVRNAVETAREVALQAHKLREAGQPLPPELTTRLDLVDTRVLRPLRAGLGLDNVLWPGSGAAPIPVEVLLYLAGIGIDVLEVWGMTETTGTATINTPDSFRTGTVGRVNPGMELRLAEDGEILVRGPLVCAGYLLPDGGVEPVTDADGWLATGDVGTLDADGFLTITDRKKELIINSAGKNIAPAQIENLLRAHPLIAQAVAIGDRRPYVTALIVLDEETAQAWAARQGLDLALADLAVHPALLAEITAAVGAANDRLSRPEQVKRFHVLPDGWTPETGELTPTLKLRRRIVQERYAAAIDALYVQES